A window of the Oscillospiraceae bacterium NTUH-002-81 genome harbors these coding sequences:
- a CDS encoding phage/plasmid primase, P4 family: protein MAKNRKTPDMNLPVWFDGQNINEALFCEEFLQERRIIFANGAFFTPNGRVTDDLPLRGEIYDKLKFCAVNNIPRKITNILEVLKLEAQVPDFPPEQDRIHVFNGTLLLNGTFTEGRPAIVRSRLPVVYNPDAPAPVIWLNFLNGLLHAEDIPTLQEFIGYCLIPSNKGQRMMVIKGNGGEGKSQIGAVLSAIFGTNMKDGSIGKISENRFARADLEHILLCVDDDMRMEALRQTNYVKSIVTAQGKMDLERKGKQSYQGWMFARLLAFSNGDLQALYDRSDGFYRRQLVLTTKEKPVDRADDPDLAEKMKAEAEGIFLWAFEGLQRLVANNFKFTESDRIRENREAVKRDNNNIFDFMDSEGYIRRKADASISSKDFYEIYRMWCEENSLAPLKARSFSDAMIANAGRFNLEHCNNITNSAGRRVWGFMGVEAIARPHINGFYGDSPCTYVPEDIPEEWRQVE from the coding sequence ATGGCGAAGAACCGGAAAACGCCTGATATGAATTTGCCTGTCTGGTTTGACGGGCAGAACATCAACGAAGCTCTGTTTTGTGAAGAATTTCTGCAGGAGCGCAGAATCATCTTCGCAAACGGAGCTTTTTTCACGCCCAATGGTCGAGTGACGGACGATCTCCCTCTGCGTGGGGAGATTTACGACAAGCTGAAATTCTGTGCCGTGAACAACATCCCCCGGAAGATCACCAACATTCTGGAAGTACTGAAACTGGAAGCGCAAGTGCCTGACTTCCCACCGGAGCAGGATCGCATCCATGTGTTCAACGGTACGCTGCTATTGAACGGCACATTTACCGAGGGTAGACCGGCTATCGTGCGAAGCCGTCTGCCTGTTGTCTACAATCCCGATGCTCCTGCGCCCGTGATCTGGCTGAACTTTTTGAATGGACTGCTCCATGCGGAAGACATTCCCACCTTGCAGGAGTTTATCGGTTATTGCCTGATCCCCTCCAACAAAGGACAGCGCATGATGGTGATTAAGGGCAACGGTGGCGAGGGTAAATCCCAAATCGGTGCGGTGCTTTCGGCTATCTTTGGCACAAACATGAAGGACGGCAGCATCGGCAAGATTTCTGAAAATCGCTTTGCCCGTGCCGATCTGGAGCACATCCTGCTGTGCGTAGATGATGATATGCGGATGGAAGCTCTGCGCCAGACCAACTATGTAAAATCCATCGTGACAGCACAGGGCAAGATGGATTTGGAACGTAAAGGCAAGCAGAGTTATCAGGGCTGGATGTTCGCCCGGCTGCTGGCATTCAGTAACGGTGATCTGCAAGCCCTGTATGACCGCAGCGACGGATTTTATCGCAGACAGCTTGTGCTGACCACCAAGGAAAAGCCGGTGGACAGAGCTGACGATCCTGATCTTGCAGAGAAGATGAAAGCTGAAGCCGAGGGTATCTTCCTGTGGGCATTTGAAGGCTTGCAGCGGCTTGTTGCCAACAACTTTAAGTTTACGGAGAGTGACCGTATCCGGGAAAACCGGGAAGCGGTCAAACGTGACAACAACAATATCTTTGATTTCATGGATTCCGAGGGATACATCCGGCGTAAAGCGGATGCGTCCATCAGCTCCAAGGATTTCTATGAAATCTATCGGATGTGGTGTGAGGAAAACTCCCTTGCACCGCTGAAAGCCCGTAGCTTCAGCGATGCCATGATTGCCAATGCCGGGAGATTCAATCTGGAGCATTGCAACAACATCACCAACTCTGCCGGACGGCGGGTGTGGGGATTCATGGGAGTGGAAGCCATTGCACGACCTCATATAAATGGGTTTTACGGAGATTCGCCGTGTACGTACGTACCGGAGGACATTCCGGAGGAATGGCGGCAGGTCGAGTAA
- a CDS encoding plasmid recombination protein, which yields MARNDGIDRTVARNQDLETPADVAKVQEHNEREKDSYSNQDIVPERTSLNVHFKAPTDDYVKMFEQMEQDGVISTRGLKSDAVKYGELIFDVNSAYFYNHGGYEFAKEFYADAYKAAVEIVGGEQYILSAVMHADERNRAMSEALGEDVYHYHLHVVYIPVVEKQILWSKRCKDESLRGTVKETITQVSRSKKWESKPVLDENGNPMLNAKGKKILKSSYSVLQDDFFNFMRNAGYTDVERGERGSTEEHLTVTQFKVQAEQQRLEAVTGQVAQAEQSLENAKAATEKQKRKLEALQKETKTAKTLALTVQDIEAMGKKATFGNNITLTPDECRTLKDYAVSSFAEKAEKIKYKQKFEQAEKSAKTWKQRYDALHEQYQELKKKAQPFLDALEIASERVRAFLDVVLSKGKETQEHEHTARKRGQDMEL from the coding sequence ATGGCAAGAAATGATGGAATAGACCGTACCGTAGCCAGAAATCAGGACTTGGAAACGCCTGCGGATGTGGCGAAGGTACAGGAACACAATGAGCGTGAAAAGGACAGCTACAGCAATCAGGACATCGTGCCGGAACGCACTTCTCTGAATGTCCATTTCAAAGCACCCACGGACGATTATGTAAAAATGTTTGAGCAGATGGAACAAGACGGCGTGATCTCCACCAGAGGTCTGAAATCGGATGCCGTCAAATACGGCGAGTTGATCTTCGATGTGAACTCCGCTTACTTCTACAACCACGGTGGTTATGAATTTGCAAAAGAGTTCTATGCCGATGCCTACAAAGCCGCCGTGGAGATCGTGGGCGGTGAACAGTATATCCTCTCCGCTGTGATGCACGCCGATGAGCGCAACCGGGCAATGTCCGAAGCTCTGGGTGAGGATGTGTACCACTATCACCTTCATGTGGTTTATATCCCGGTGGTGGAGAAACAAATCCTGTGGTCGAAGCGATGCAAGGATGAATCCCTCCGGGGAACGGTAAAGGAAACGATCACACAGGTCAGCCGCAGTAAGAAGTGGGAATCCAAACCCGTTCTTGATGAAAACGGAAATCCTATGTTGAACGCAAAAGGGAAAAAGATTTTGAAGTCGTCCTACAGTGTGCTGCAGGATGACTTTTTCAATTTCATGCGAAACGCTGGTTATACCGATGTAGAGCGTGGAGAGCGTGGCAGCACCGAGGAACATCTGACGGTGACGCAGTTCAAGGTGCAGGCAGAACAGCAGCGTTTGGAAGCTGTGACCGGACAGGTGGCACAGGCGGAGCAGAGTTTGGAGAATGCCAAAGCTGCCACGGAGAAACAGAAAAGGAAACTGGAAGCGCTGCAAAAGGAAACCAAGACGGCAAAGACTCTTGCACTGACGGTGCAGGATATTGAAGCGATGGGCAAGAAGGCCACATTCGGAAACAATATCACTCTGACACCGGATGAATGCCGCACACTCAAAGATTATGCTGTCAGTAGCTTTGCGGAAAAGGCAGAGAAGATCAAGTACAAGCAGAAATTCGAGCAAGCGGAGAAAAGTGCAAAAACATGGAAGCAGCGGTACGATGCGCTGCATGAACAATATCAAGAGCTGAAAAAGAAAGCCCAGCCCTTCTTGGATGCACTGGAAATCGCATCCGAAAGGGTTCGGGCTTTTCTTGATGTTGTCCTCAGCAAAGGAAAAGAAACGCAGGAGCACGAACACACTGCACGGAAGCGTGGACAGGATATGGAACTTTGA
- a CDS encoding helix-turn-helix transcriptional regulator — protein sequence MDCKNRIIKLRESTGLNRKDFCKLVHIPYRTMTEWELDNRHAPDYVLWLLEYYIRNEGLVVKEMNEGGGDSEKETT from the coding sequence ATGGATTGTAAAAACAGAATTATAAAGTTGCGGGAAAGCACGGGATTAAACCGGAAGGACTTTTGCAAGTTGGTTCATATACCATACCGGACGATGACCGAGTGGGAATTGGACAACCGCCATGCACCGGATTATGTGCTGTGGCTTTTGGAGTATTATATCCGTAACGAAGGACTTGTGGTAAAAGAAATGAACGAAGGAGGTGGCGATTCTGAAAAAGAAACAACTTAA